A region from the Branchiostoma floridae strain S238N-H82 chromosome 9, Bfl_VNyyK, whole genome shotgun sequence genome encodes:
- the LOC118423125 gene encoding probable ubiquitin-conjugating enzyme E2 31, which yields MEKQFATRVQKELAALRKSCPLGIQVSLPSDNLHEWEAVIPGPDDSLYKGGKFKIRILLPENYPLGPPVVHFLTPIYHLNVSQACGQVCLRFLSEDEWVAGGTIEQVLSALFSLLIRPEEDNAFDHDVLNNYHHYRWEYDDMARKSAANAK from the exons GGTACAGAAGGAGCTTGCAGCCCTGAGGAAGTCCTGTCCTCTCGGTATCCAGGTGTCGCTGCCTTCAGACAACCTGCATGAGTGGGAGGCTGTCATCCCTGGACCTGACGATTCTCTTTATAAAg GTGGCAAGTTCAAGATTCGCATACTTCTTCC TGAGAACTACCCACTTGGACCTCCTGTT GTCCACTTCCTGACCCCCATCTACCACCTGAATGTGAGTCAGGCCtgtggacaggtgtgtctgCGCTTCCTGAGTGAAGATGAGTGGGTGGCAGGGGGAACCATTGAACAG GTTCTGAGTGCCCTGTTCTCTCTCCTTATCCGACCAGAAGAGGACAACGCCTTTGACCATGATGTTCTCAACAACTACCACCACTACAGATGGGAGTATGATGACATGGCTCGCAAAAGTGCAGCAAATGCCAAATAG
- the LOC118423085 gene encoding polyubiquitin-B-like, which yields MTTRTANLVEMTAQTADPIEMTTRIASPIEMTTQTANLIEMTSGTLTLTSQTTKSVEMTTLTANLTLEMTTLIANLTRDDHSDSQSHRGDLSDSESYRSRSSLSYNIDNDSTLYQDYYQDDYESDHQEDYDHENDYPSDNQMRDVFDDESDDDDSDVARASDMWQLSVKGPDGSTIFVRIHKDATVDEVISQVSKRKGTPLEHLRVMYTTELLEYGQGKHLSDYHIQDMYTLHYVIDRGGPPSDRQTCSDPQEHQEETTNDPDVDENSNIWQLSAKLNSTSSHCIPIKIHKDAPVDDLIEKISERNKVPIESQSVVFTTKRLEYGQGYHLSDYGIQDKSTLLVVLRLKGLSSNSPTSSTMWQLTVKDQAGLTCHIKICKDTLVDKLIDKVGELYGSRRERLRFLYMGDKPRHLEYGKGKRLSDYGIKDKSTIEVFFRIGGPPSDSHTPQEEQQEDVKVADASDVKKGSNMWQLTVRQLSGHKDDIVIHKDATVDELLGKISERSGVPATQILHVLYKGQKLYQGRHLSDYPLQNNSTLFLALRLGGPQPKPT from the exons ATGACCACTCGTACAGCAAATCTGGTGGAGATGACCGCTCAGACAGCAGACCCCATAGAGATGACCACTCGGATAGCCAGTCCCATAGAGATGACCACTCAGACAGCCAATCTCATAGAGATGACCTCTGggacattgactttgacttctCAGACAACCAAGTCGGTAGAGATGACGACTTTGACAGCCAATCTCACACTAGAGATGACCACTCTGATAGCCAATCTCACTAGAGATGACCACTCGGACAGCCAATCTCATAGAGGCGATCTCTCGGACAGCGAGTCCTACCGTAGCCGCAGTTCACTTAGTTATAACATTGATAATGACAGCACTTTATACCAGGATTATTATCAGGATGACTATGAGAGCGATCATCAGGAGGACTATGATCATGAGAATGATTACCCGAGTGATAATCAGATGCGTGACGTGTTTGATGATGAgagcgatgatgatgattctgaTGTGGCGAGGGCGAGTGACATGTGGCAACTTTCTGTCAAGGGACCAGATGGAAGCACCATTTTCGTACGGATCCACAAg GATGCCACAGTGGATGAAGTGATCAGCCAGGTCAGCAAGAGGAAAGGCACACCTCTGGAGCACCTGCGTGTCATGTACACAACCGAGCTGCTGGAGTATGGCCAGGGCAAACATCTGTCTGACTACCACATCCAGGACATGTACACACTACACTACGTTATAGATAGAGGAGGGCCTCCTTCAGACAGGCAGACCTGCTCCGACCCGCAGGAACACCAGGAGGAGACCACCAATGATCCTGATGTGGACGAGAACAGCAACATTTGGCAGCTTTCTGCCAAGCTGAACAGCACAAGTTCTCATTGTATACCTATAAAGATCCACAAG GATGCCCCGGTGGATGATCTGATCGAAAAGATCAGTGAGAGAAACAAGGTACCCATCGAGTCACAGTCTGTTGTCTTCACCACCAAGCGACTGGAGTACGGCCAGGGTTATCATCTGTCTGACTACGGTATTCAAGACAAGTCCACCTTGTTAGTTGTCCTGCGTCTGAAAGGGCTTTCTTCTAACAGCCCCACCTCAAGCACTATGTGGCAACTTACTGTTAAGGACCAGGCTGGACTTACATGTCATATCAAGATCTGCAAG GATACCCTTGTGGATAAACTGATAGATAAGGTCGGTGAGCTTTACGGTTCTCGTCGTGAGCGCCTGCGATTCCTATACATGGGAGACAAGCCACGTCACCTGGAGTATGGGAAGGGGAAACGTCTGTCCGACTACGGCATCAAAGACAAGTCCACCATTGAAGTCTTCTTTCGCATCGGAGGGCCTCCTTCAGACAGCCACACCCCTCAGGAGGAGCAACAGGAAGATGTTAAGGTCGCTGATGCCTCTGATGTCAAGAAGGGCAGTAACATGTGGCAGCTTACTGTTCGGCAGCTCAGTGGACACAAGGATGATATAGTCATCCACAAG GATGCCACTGTAGATGAACTGTTGGGTAAGATCAGTGAGAGGAGTGGGGTTCCTGCCACACAGATACTCCACGTCTTGTACAAGGGCCAGAAACTGTACCAGGGTAGACACCTGTCTGACTACCCTCTTCAGAACAACTCCACACTATTCCTCGCACTGCGGCTGGGAGGACCTCAACCCAAACCCACATAA
- the LOC118423090 gene encoding alpha-N-acetylgalactosaminide alpha-2,6-sialyltransferase 2-like: MGRFKWLFLLCLFLALGFLSLTYLRRSPADVDSASHWTSSIYSNLPPYGLRRFKGVLDTVDRHDATRIPEEAERTSENDSKAKTSAPSKELVKVDAQRTTKQPQTGNVTDNVKSAPPTENQTVSDLNNTKTDRNESPIVDTGSKRTEATQKPTESGTPLPPTVPPAKRDPKWFLSDDTYTKSKCPSALRKNPEKVPEGLKLIPDVPVLMWNEHINPDEYARLSQFKMNYGWQGIPYADIKNCLRHLNTSDHRYMFPGWTPDHTGCIRCAVVGNGGILRGSGKGKEIDGHDFVWRVNSAIIEGYEEDVGKRTSFYFHDINTMKNSQAATRKFGYKHPPQDKDTVYTTISSSIRDYVYFDAAISWKPVESGRDKSKAPPSQYGERPANTKFRMLHPDFMRYLKNFWLDSPRRKGSNIYRPTTGGSMLLTALHTCDVTDVYGFITEDHRQYNDHYYESEWHKVVFYANHDFQMEIEIWDKLDKAGLMKLYRGNRTETARKRRK, encoded by the exons TATTTACAGCAACCTGCCCCCGTACGGACTCAGGCGATTTAAGGGTGTTTTGGACACAGTCGACCGCCATGACGCCACACGTATCCCGGAGGAGGCAGAAAGAACTTCGGAGAATGACTCAAAAGCAAAGACTTCAGCCCCATCCAAGGAACTGGTCAAAGTCGATGCCCAGCGCACAACCAAACAGCCTCAGACTGGAAACGTAACAGACAATGTAAAATCTGCGCCCCCGACTGAAAACCAAACTGTGTCGGAcctaaacaacaccaaaacggATCGGAACGAATCCCCGATAGTTGACACGGGAAGCAAACGGACGGAAGCAACGCAGAAACCCACGGAGAGTGGAACTCCACTGCCGCCTACAGTGCCTCCAGCCAAGCGGGACCCCAAATGGTTTCTGAGTGACGACACCTACACAAAATCG AAATGCCCCAGTGCCTTGCGGAAGAACCCAGAGAAAGTCCCAGAAGGACTAAAGTTGATCCCCGACGTCCCCGTCCTGATGTGGAACGAACACATCAACCCTGACGAATACGCCAGACTCTCGCAGTTTAAAATGAACTACGGCTGGCAAGGCATACCTTATGCAG ACATCAAGAACTGTCTACGTCACTTGAACACATCTGACCACCGCTACATGTTCCCTGGCTGGACGCCGGACCATACCGGCTGTATCCGGTGTGCTGTTGTCGGCAACGGTGGGATCCTGAGGGGGTCCGGCAAGGGGAAGGAGATAGACGGACACGACTTCGTCtggag AGTGAACTCCGCCATTATTGAGGGATACGAAGAGGATGTCGGGAAGAGAACATCATTTTACTTCCATGACATCAACACCATGAAGAACTCACAGGCAGCAACACGGAAATTTGGCTACAAGCACCCGCCACAGGACAAG GATACGGTGTATACCACAATTTCCTCGAGTATAAGAGACTACGTGTACTTTGACGCCGCCATCAGTTGGAAGCCAGTGGAGTCAGGCCGAGATAAAAGCAAGGC GCCCCCGTCTCAGTATGGTGAGAGGCCTGCGAATACGAAGTTCCGGATGCTTCATCCTGACTTCATGAGATATCTGAAGAACTT TTGGTTGGACTCTCCACGGAGAAAAGGAAGCAACATCTACCGGCCCACTACCGGCGGCTCCATGCTACTTACCGCTCTACATACCTGTGATGTCACGGACGTCTATGGCTTCATCACTGAAGATCACAGACAGTATAACGATCACTACTACGAGAGCGAATGGCACAAAGTCGTGTTTTACGCCAACCACGATTTCCAGATGGAAATAGAAATATGGGATAAATTAGACAAGGCAGGACTTATGAAATTGTACAGAGGAAACAGAACAGAAACAGCCAGAAAACGTAGAAAATGA